Proteins encoded within one genomic window of Halomonas sp. YLGW01:
- a CDS encoding MFS transporter: MEIRNKANKIRLLNWKTPQMRAFHFSWFAFHICFFGWFGIAPLMAVVRDDLGLTKTQIGNTIIASVAITVIVRLAIGVLCDKIGPRKAYTWLLCLGSLPVMCIGFADSFESFFLARLAIGAIGASFVITQYHTSVMFAPNVVGTANATSAGWGNLGGGTTQILMPLIFSGMLMLGVNEAFGWRLAMVVPGIVLFLTGIAYYLFTQDAPDGNFDELRARGELPEANGEHGMGASFAAAAKDIRVWALFVVYAACFGVELTINNIAAIYYFDNFDLTLATAGMIAGLFGLMNLFARTLGGIFSDLFARNSGLKGRVRWLFIAMLCEGVALMFFSQMHVLALAIGIMLVFSLFVQMAEGATFGVVPFINKKALGAVAGIVGAGGNAGAVAAGFLFRSESLTYQEGLFYLGIAVIIAALCALLVRFSPEVEAEENAAYREAAGEQPQAALSLR, from the coding sequence ATGGAAATCCGCAACAAAGCCAATAAGATTCGCCTGCTCAACTGGAAGACGCCTCAGATGCGGGCCTTCCACTTTTCCTGGTTCGCCTTCCACATCTGCTTCTTCGGCTGGTTCGGCATCGCCCCACTCATGGCAGTGGTGCGTGACGATCTGGGCCTGACCAAGACCCAGATCGGCAATACCATCATCGCCTCGGTGGCCATCACCGTGATCGTGCGACTGGCCATCGGTGTGCTGTGTGACAAGATCGGTCCGCGCAAGGCCTACACCTGGCTGCTGTGCCTGGGTTCGCTGCCGGTGATGTGCATCGGCTTTGCCGACAGCTTCGAGTCCTTCTTCCTGGCCCGCCTGGCCATCGGCGCGATTGGCGCTTCCTTCGTGATCACCCAGTACCACACCTCGGTGATGTTCGCCCCCAACGTGGTCGGCACCGCCAACGCCACCTCCGCGGGCTGGGGTAACCTCGGTGGCGGCACCACCCAGATCCTGATGCCGCTGATCTTCTCAGGCATGCTGATGCTTGGCGTCAATGAGGCCTTCGGCTGGCGCCTGGCCATGGTGGTCCCCGGTATCGTGCTGTTCCTGACCGGCATCGCCTACTACCTGTTCACCCAGGATGCCCCGGACGGTAACTTCGACGAGCTGCGCGCCCGCGGTGAACTGCCCGAGGCCAATGGTGAACACGGCATGGGGGCAAGCTTCGCCGCTGCCGCCAAGGATATCCGGGTCTGGGCCCTGTTCGTGGTCTATGCCGCCTGCTTCGGTGTCGAGCTGACCATCAACAACATCGCCGCCATCTACTACTTCGACAACTTCGACCTGACGCTCGCCACCGCCGGGATGATCGCCGGCCTGTTCGGCCTGATGAACCTCTTCGCCCGCACCCTGGGCGGCATCTTCTCCGATCTCTTCGCCCGCAACTCGGGGCTCAAGGGCCGGGTGCGCTGGCTGTTCATTGCCATGCTCTGCGAGGGCGTGGCGCTGATGTTCTTCTCCCAGATGCACGTACTGGCCCTGGCCATCGGCATCATGCTGGTGTTCAGCCTGTTCGTGCAGATGGCCGAGGGCGCCACCTTCGGCGTAGTACCCTTCATCAACAAGAAGGCGCTGGGTGCCGTGGCCGGCATCGTCGGCGCAGGCGGTAACGCCGGTGCCGTGGCCGCGGGCTTCCTGTTCCGCTCCGAGTCCCTGACCTATCAGGAAGGCCTGTTCTACCTCGGCATCGCGGTGATCATCGCCGCGCTGTGCGCCCTGTTGGTGCGTTTCTCACCAGAGGTCGAGGCCGAGGAGAATGCCGCCTATCGGGAGGCCGCCGGCGAGCAGCCGCAGGCCGCCCTGTCCCTGCGCTGA
- a CDS encoding peptidoglycan DD-metalloendopeptidase family protein codes for MLPVATMVTVLGAQQLYTAVSASDDGAGDGEFTVIEAPIGASATAQVARAASSGEMPERTRPSLRSDEEGYVPLADLRAQEVVDINFLAKAHADAPAAAPRLIPQESTGRTADDSAGLVAGEPPSLDPDVLQLASHLADLNLDAAAEDGTSYEDFSADPLWLVDDDPSLEAEIVAHQTFVPQWETYTVQSGDTFAVLAERTLGLGYSEVMQLLDALPDKNVLTRWRVGQNFDYQVDQNGELLALRIMKNARSGYLIERTNTDQQAFEIADIEKAGEATQRLFAGTVNGSFARSAQSTGLTSSEVAELTNVLSKKLDFRRDTRRGDNFQVLIESDIIDGQSLDSRILAVRYQGARMDLTVLRNSTDNRFYTPDGHSLDPAFNRYPFRGHYRKSSSFNLRRKHPITGRISPHYGTDFAMPTGSAVRAPADGRVVKSAYHRLAGNYLVVRHDNGYKTRYLHLSKRLVSEGERVTMGERIALSGNTGRSTGAHLHYEVIVNGNRVDAMRVDLPENQSLSGNALAAFQREAEPLLARLENSDDSTAIAQAQPVQGADDS; via the coding sequence TTGTTACCCGTCGCCACGATGGTCACCGTGCTGGGCGCGCAGCAACTTTACACCGCCGTATCGGCGTCGGACGACGGCGCAGGTGATGGCGAATTTACCGTCATCGAGGCGCCCATCGGCGCATCCGCCACCGCCCAGGTCGCTCGGGCGGCTTCTTCCGGCGAGATGCCCGAGCGGACGCGCCCCTCACTACGCAGCGACGAGGAAGGCTATGTCCCCCTCGCCGATCTTCGGGCACAGGAAGTCGTCGACATCAACTTCCTGGCCAAGGCCCATGCCGACGCGCCGGCCGCCGCCCCCCGCCTGATCCCCCAGGAGAGCACCGGCCGCACCGCCGATGATTCCGCCGGGCTCGTTGCCGGCGAACCGCCAAGCCTCGACCCCGACGTGCTTCAGCTGGCCAGCCACCTGGCCGACCTCAACCTCGATGCGGCCGCCGAGGACGGCACCTCCTACGAGGATTTCTCCGCCGATCCGTTGTGGCTGGTCGATGACGACCCGTCGCTGGAGGCGGAGATCGTCGCTCACCAGACCTTCGTGCCCCAGTGGGAAACCTACACCGTGCAGTCCGGCGACACCTTCGCCGTGCTCGCCGAGCGCACCCTGGGCCTGGGCTACAGCGAGGTCATGCAACTACTCGACGCCCTGCCGGACAAGAACGTACTGACTCGCTGGCGCGTCGGCCAGAACTTCGACTATCAGGTGGACCAGAACGGGGAACTACTCGCGCTGCGCATCATGAAGAACGCCCGCAGCGGCTACCTGATCGAACGCACCAACACCGACCAGCAGGCCTTCGAGATCGCCGACATAGAGAAGGCCGGCGAGGCAACTCAACGCCTGTTCGCGGGCACCGTGAACGGCAGCTTCGCGCGCTCGGCACAGTCCACCGGCCTGACCTCCAGCGAGGTCGCCGAACTGACGAACGTGTTGTCCAAGAAGCTCGACTTCCGCCGCGACACGCGGCGTGGCGACAACTTCCAGGTCCTGATCGAATCCGACATCATCGACGGCCAGAGCCTCGACTCACGCATTCTAGCGGTACGCTATCAAGGCGCGCGGATGGATCTGACGGTGCTGCGCAACAGCACCGATAACCGCTTCTATACCCCGGACGGCCATAGCCTGGACCCGGCCTTCAACCGCTACCCCTTCAGGGGTCATTACCGGAAGAGCTCGTCGTTCAACCTGCGCCGCAAGCACCCGATCACCGGCCGCATCAGCCCCCACTACGGCACCGACTTCGCCATGCCCACCGGATCCGCGGTGCGCGCGCCGGCGGACGGTCGCGTGGTCAAGTCCGCGTATCATCGCCTGGCGGGCAACTACCTGGTGGTACGCCACGACAACGGCTACAAGACCCGCTACCTGCACCTCTCCAAGCGCCTGGTCAGCGAGGGTGAACGCGTCACCATGGGCGAGCGCATCGCGCTGTCCGGCAATACCGGGCGCAGCACCGGCGCCCACCTGCACTACGAGGTGATCGTCAACGGCAACCGGGTCGACGCCATGCGCGTCGACCTGCCGGAGAATCAGAGCCTCTCCGGCAATGCCCTGGCGGCCTTCCAGCGTGAGGCCGAACCGCTGCTGGCTCGCCTGGAAAACAGCGACGACAGCACCGCCATCGCCCAGGCCCAGCCCGTCCAGGGCGCCGACGACAGCTGA